The Erinaceus europaeus chromosome 17, mEriEur2.1, whole genome shotgun sequence nucleotide sequence ttgttttatatacatatatattgcatTTTGGAGCTTAAAATATCATCTCACGATAATATGCATTATTTTGCTTACCTGTCTCTATTTTACTTGTCAACTCCTCTTTTTAATCCTTTTCAgtttgttcattaaaaaaaaaaatctccaatgtTTAGCACAGATCTTACGTGTGACTGACTGGTGTCCAGTAAGAAAATTACTTACATGTTTAGCTAAGACCGGATCACCATAGTGCATATTGTTTACTCCTCTTTAAGACTTTGGATGGCATAGGTCCATCTGTTTGAGCCACGAGATGTTGATTCAGGTTTCTAATACATTTGTGGAGAGGTGAATATAGTCTGTGTCACTCTCTGAGTTTTTCCCTTTTCACCTGAAAGGAGTTGCAGATAGGTGACAGGaagtaaaagggaaaaagaagagaaggaaataaaacagAGGCTTAGGATTGCCTTATTTAAATTATACAAGTTGCTTCTCTATGAGACTTAAGAGTTCTGCAACTTTGTGACTCTCCTTGCCTGGGAAGATGAATCCAGGGTCCTGATGAATTCCAGGCAAATGtgagtcacaagcagtgaagcaggtctgcaggtgtctgtatttctctccccctctctgtcttcccctcctctctccatttctctctgttctatccaacaatgatgacatcaacaacaacagtaataataactacaacaacaataaaaaacaacaaggccaacaaaagtgaaaataaataataaaaaacacaaaaaagaaaagaaaaagctattgATTCAAAGAAAATGCAACATGACCTCAATGATTATTTGCAGTAATACTTTTATATTCAAAAATCACAAGTTACTTGTAAGCTTGATGAATGCCATATGTTAAGCATgggaaaagggagagatttttctaCCTTGTGATTTTACTTGTATCTGTTCAATGTGTGTctttttccactcctctctctcatacTGGACTCAGATTTCTTTTGCCTGTTGattcttgccactgtcactgataCAAAATGAAAGCTGGACAGGGCAGTGTCATGTGCCCACTGCTTAGTAGAGACTACTGTTCTTTAAAAGACACACTCTTGGGGATATGAGTCATAAAATACTTTAGGACTTTCAGGGTCAACAATGACAAGAAGTTAGAGAAATTTCCCTAGTGGTTCCAGGagtcaacaaaaaacaaatatgcTGGATAATTGTTAAATGgataagcagagaagcaatacaaCTTATTTATAACAAAATTGTCCTAGTGACTTATTTTAATTCCaaacttgatttttctttctctttctctatctaggaAGTGACTATCATCCCTGAACTATTATTTTAAGGCATTAAAGTTATTCAAAGATAGTAAGATTTTCAAAGTATACAATATGTCAAAATCAAGGGAGAAACACAactttttctccacccccccgATTTTaactcaagtaaaataaaatatctttatcttgatggaaaaaattataaagatgGGGAAAATTGGATAGAGCAGATTGTTTTAAATTGGAATTATGGTAGAAAATACGGAAGGAGTCATCACCAAAGTTGAAATTTCAACTGAAATTATTTCATAGATTCAGATAAGGACGTTTCTCATCAAATGTGAAATTGGCCATTAAGTGTACAGTAAGTAGAGATAAATTTTAATGTGAGTCATAATGAGATATATGTGATATAAGGAACTTACAGCCTTGTAGAAGAAATAATGTGTTTGAGTTGTTGTGAGTACAAAGAAGAGGCACAGTCTCAAACACATTTTATGATGCCAAAAGCACTCTAATATGAAAATCAGAAAAAGACAGCACACATCACTCcacaaataacacacacacacacacacacacacacacacacacacagactgatatctctgataaacatagatccAAAAATTCTCATCCACTACAAGAATTACCTAAACACACATTCAAATATAACTGAATATAAAAGTCATGACGGACATAATCAAAGGTATACTAGTCAGCTTTCCAAATAGATGAAATTTGCCTTTTGGGTCCAAGTGAGATAAATTTGAGGTGACCACCCCAAATAGTCAAGTAAGGGAAGGAGACTattaccagatagtttcattcaTACTTGGAATGGAAAGAACTAAAACaaacaggagaggggagggaaaaaaaaaacctgactctTAGACTTTGAAAACTATGATggtgggctggcaagataggtcacttgaatagtgtgcttgaTTTAGTATGGGCTTGATTAAGGTTTAGACCTGGCCACCccttgcattaaaggaagctttgatgctgtggtgttttGATGCTTTGAtgctctcagtctctctatctttatctctgtctatctaaaaaagttgacctgagcagtgaaatcccaacaatgacaacaacagagagcgagagcgagagcgagagcgagagcgagagagagagcgagagagagaggaagagaagagaaaaggaaaggaaaggaaagaaaaaagaaaagaacagaaaaatctgGTAGTAGAATAGCCCTGGAATGTTGGTGATGGGtatgaatctttcttttttttcattagcaatatatatatatgtgtgtgtgtttaatttttatttataaaaaggaaacactggaaatgttatgcatgtacaaactattgtatttactgttgaatgtaaaacattaattccccaataaagaaatttttaaaaaatgcaacactgacaaaaaccataggataagaggggtacaactccatacatttCCTACCatgagaactctgtatcctattccctcccctgatagctttcctattctttatccctctggggtgtatggacccagggtcattgtgggatgcagaaggtggaaggtctggcttctgtaattgcttccccactgaacatgggcattgacaggtcgatccatactcaatGGGTATGAATCTTAACATACATACGGAGGGGTAAAGTTATACCAGTGAAATTCTGTAATACTgcaaacaagtggtgaagcaataggAAAAATAAGAGTAACTACAGATAAGGAAAGAATAAATAGCCCTGAGGTTCATGAGTGCTAGAACActtccaaaataataaaatagaagggttttgttttatttaattcacATTGAGGTTTTAAATAGCAAAGTAGCATAGTAATATAATCCAGGAATGTTGAATGACATTGAGGGTAGCTAGGTCAAAAGTAGGAGACCGGCTGAAGACTCCTGCTTATAAAAGACAGAATACAGGGTTAGGGCATTAGTTTTTGGTTATTTCATATTTTAGTTTCATTATAATCAATTCTTCTCAATTCTCCCATGTACAGTACATTGCCTTATATTGCTAGAAAGTCTCAAATGATTTCTAACACTAATTTATCTAGGAATTTTTTGTATTAATTTTTCACCTTAATATGTGGGACATCTGTTATGTTGATGAAAACTTGACTTAGACATAGCATGATGCAATAGTAATCCAGCACTTTACTGATAATTTTCACTTGAATTCTAGTGTTCAAAATAAAGTGTCTCAAGAGACAACTAAGAGTTATTAATATTTCAGCAATATTTTTCTCATGAAATGACTGGCCCTATCTTTATAATAAGAAATGAGATATTAGAGTTCTGAAAGAGGTCTAAAACTACTAGAGGATGATGAAAAGATCAACAATATTACTTTCAATAGTTCTCTGCCATCACTGGCACAGTGTAAACATAAATACACCATTATTACTTGTCAACACATCTACACACATTGTTGGTTAGTGCCAGTCATCAACATTTTCTAATTAGTATTGTTACATTAGAAGTTTTATTCTTAGATATGAAGACAATATGGAAGTATGAATTGTAGAGATATATGTCCCAAGTTCAAGTAATagctttttgtttcatttaattattaaaattaaataattaattaatttgcttaGCAGTATAAAATGTTGGAAACCTTACTCAACTCTCTGAGTTGTACAGCTCTGTAAAGTCagttaattaataattattaaatgataGAGGTATCATGAGTAAAAGTTTAATAAGCATAATAAATACATGTAATTACACATTGTAAatactttctttatattttaaaatatttaaaaatatatacagtgcattttaaaaataatttacaattaaaataatgaataatgtgttttgttcctttttaaattttcctctGAGGCCATTTTCTAATTTAAGAAGTTTTATGATTTCTGAAACTGCTAATATACAGCATCATATTGTCATTAGAATGAAATTATTTCTGACATATCATTTCTTTCCCCAGAAAGGAGAGTTCAGGGGGCCATGGGGGGACCTTTAAACCCCTATGGTCTTCTTGATTGCATTCTTGACCTCCTGGTTTCTGAGGCAGTAGATGAATGGATTTAGCATAGGTGTGAGGACTGCATACACAGCTGAGATTAGTTTGTTGGAATTAAATGATGCAATAGCTCTTGGACGAACATACATAAAAATCATGGCTGTGTAATAAATGATGACTACAGTGAGGTGAGATGCACAGGTAGAAAAGGCCTTCTTCCTTCCCTGGGTAGAGGGAATACGCAGAATGGTGGAGACAATGTAGACATAGGAGAGTACTGTGGTGATAAGAGGGAAAACAAGAATGACAATGGCCAAGGCAAAGTCCACTAACTCAGCTGTGGACATGTCTTTGCAGGCCAGCTTCAGAATTGGTGAGATGTCACAGAAGAAGTGGTTCATGACATTTGAGCCACAGAAAGCAACATGAGAAATGAAATAGACTTTGATGACAGAAACTGTAAAGCCACTCATATAGGAGAAAGCCATCAGCTGTACACAGTAGCCCGTGGTCATGATGACTGGGTATTGGAGAGGGTGACAGAtagccacatagcggtcataagccatggctgccaggagcacacACTCTGTGCAGGCAAGCGAGATGAAGAAGTAGAGCTGAGTCATGCAGCCCGTGAAGGAGATGTGGCGCCTCTGCAGCAGAAAGCCATCCAGCATCTTGGGGACTGTGACAGACACATACCAGGCCTCCAGGAAAGACAAGCTACACAGGAAGTAGTACATGGGCTTATGGAGAGAGCCAGTGACCCAAACGGTGACCATGATGATGAGATTCTCTGTGATCACCAGCAGGTACACcacaaggaagaggaagaagagcaggACCTGTAGCCATGGGGCAGTGGGGAAACCCACCAGGATGAACTCACTAACCAGAGTGATGTTGTTCTCCAGCATGACTGAGAGCACTGGGCACTGCTCTAGTCTTCTGTGACAATACGAAGAATGATGAATGAAGATGATTGTGGCGCCAGACAAGAGACCAATCATGAATTAGTCAGTTGGTTTTCCCTGTGGATGAGACTGAAACAACAGCATTTGTGAACAGGGAGTCAACCTCCAACAGGAAGTACATATTTCTGTCAAAGTTTCTCTTGTTTTATATGAAAATCTCCCAGAATCATAGTGTATCCCCAAACTCACACTCAGCTGGCGaaatctgactgtctctaccgtTTTACATTCCTCAATGACCATCCTCAATGACCACAGACCAACGTATGTTTTCCAGAGCTTTGTTTATGCAAGCTCAGTGTGAGGAGAATTTATCCTGCTGAAAGGAAGCATAAGAAATTACATTGTGACAAAATATTTCAAAAGTTCAATATTTAGGTGCTCCATTGACTCCCATCCTTTTATCACTATGTTGTCTTCAGAATATAAATATTAACAATTGATaatatctgggggccaggcagtgttgaaCCCACTTAaacactatgcacaaggacacgCACAGGATTAAAGTTCAAATTCCATCTCCCCACCTTCCAGGGagaggctttacaagtggtgaagcagatctactggtgtctgtctttctccctctctacctccccatttcctctcaatctctttctgtcctatggaataaaatgggaaaacaacaacaaaaaaggaagcaATGGCTACCAGGAGAGATGAATTAGTAGTGTTATACTgggccccaggaataaccctggattaaaaaaaatcataatacctGTTGGAAAGTTCTTTAGTGACTCTCAgttgctttatataaaaatggaaagaatttTCTGTCTCACACAGGAAATGTTTTGACCCTTACCTATTTCTGCGGCTTCATTTTTTATCATCCTCTCAGTTTTATTACATGTTCGTGTCATATCTTACTTTTGTCCCCCAACCATGCTATAATCATTTATGAACACTATTTctagtctttccttttcttctcatgTCCATTCACAATTTTAGCAGCTGATTCAAAACTTTGTGTGCTAAACAAGCTACTGTACAAGGTTCACGTACCTCAACTCCTTTGTTtctgtcattctcaaggacaatGCACTGCACTTATTCAgttatatttttccctagcataatttatctttaaaaacttAATATGTATCTTCAAAAACTTAATATTCTGTGTTTCTTGACTTGACCACAATGAGTGACAAGCATGTGTCTATTAAGTAAATATGTGTCAGCATATGAATTAATAAATTCTCCTTGATACCCATAAGAACTATGGCAGAAGCAGAGATTGTAATATTAGGGATTTTTCTTGCAGAAGTTAACTGTCTTCTAAGGTTGTTTATCTGGAGCCACTCTCAACTTGCATGCTCAAAGAACATTCGTGACAAACATGGTCTCAAGGTCAGGGAACATTGATTAATAAATTAGTCACAGGTTTCTTGGCAAATCAGATTCTCTAAATAGTGGTCTTTATCGCTTTCCTAGCCCAAAAGTTGAGGAAAGATGGAAAAGTGTGTGACCAATAGATCACACACCCAGACAATCATTCTGGACTGAAAGGAAGATTGTGAGCCactcaaattatttttaatctgTAGCTAAAGCAAAAAGTCACCACACTGTAATCTCTTGAAAAATGCATGGGAAAATGTTTTCTCTAAGTAAGTGCCTCTCTGTCATAAAtcctaaatatatatttgttcaaACTATTACTCAGATTTTACGTCAAGGATTTGACAATATTACTGTTCACTTGGGGgctagaaaaatagctcatttggataatgtgctgctttgccctatATGCGGCCCAAGTTTGAGCTTCATTCcctaccatattgaaggaagagtAGGAGCTGtggtctttcactttctctatgcctctctgtctctgtgtagaCAATATTGTTCGCTTGGTCTACAGAGTGCAGGAGCTCAATTAGGATTCAGCTTCACATTTCATGAGACTAGAGATCTGGCTCTAACTCATGACAAGGAACTATAGGGACAAGGTGCTGAAATATATAGTATTGGCTCCATCAACCATCACCCCTTTTCCATAGCAGTGCGCATTGGCAGAACTCAGTATGATTGGCTGGTTGAGAAGGAACTGCTGTCCCTTACCCTCAAAGTTCTACCATTATTACTAAAGTAGTTTACTagtgagaagtttttttttttgagtcctcAATGCCTCTCAccaaatacctttttaaaatatatttatttattcccttttgttgcccttgtttttttattgttgtagttattactggtgttgttgttggataggacggagagaaatggagagaggaggggagacagagagggggagagaaagacagacacctgcagacctgcttcactacctgtgtagtgactcccctgcaggtggggaaccagggggctggaactgggatccttacgcaggtccttgtgctttgtgccacgtgcacttaacccactgtgccaccgcccgactccccaccaaaTGCCTTTTGAGGAACAAAGAACATGTTAGGGCTCCCAGAAGAACTATCACTAATAATGACTGCTGTTCTTTAAGACGTTTCTACCATCAACCACGCATTTGCCTTTATATATTAATTAAGAaaagttttttctttaagaaaacagattttaagatttatttatttatgaaaggagagagaccagagtgtcaCACTGGCATTGAACCTGGAGCATCAGGAAAGCAGGGACTGTGCCCTATCACTGAGCCACATCTCTAGCTGCAAAGAAATTGATTTTAAAATCAaaacaattgtgtgtgtgtgtgtgtgtgtgttggcttcACTACCTAGAAGCTGTATCATATTGCACAGGTCACTTATGAAGTATGTACTTTCATACTATTTCCTGTAAAATCAGAGTAAGTATAATATTTATACTTTTTGCATTGCACTCTGAAAATCAAAGTGCAGTTGCATGAAAGGCACTTAACATGCAGATTGTCCCATGACTACTTGACATGCATTATTATCAGATTATGTGCAGTCACTTATTTTCATTCACAGATGAAatacattcattttctttttttttaaattttttttatatttatttatttattcccttttgttgcccttgttttattgttgtagttgttatcgatgtcattgtttttggatgggacagagagaaatggagagaggaggggaagacagagaagaggagagaaagatagacacctgcagacctgcttcaccgcttgtgaagcgactcctccgcaggtggggagccgggggctcaaaccgggatcctttcactggtccttgcgtttggcgccacctgcgcttaacccgctgcgctaccgcccgactcccgaaatacaTTCATTTTCTTATTCACTTTTTTTCCTGTGATTTTTGCAATAAGTGGTCTCTACATACCTTGAGTGAATAAGACTGTAGTCTCTTTGAAAAGCTTTGAGTTTTAAATCTCTGGGTTTCCCTATTTCTTTCTATAATGTAGTGTATGCTCCTACATATTTTCCTCCACTTTCCTTGCCACAATGGTACTTTGCAAGAGGCTGTATTTTGAAATGTGGGGAGTTACAGAACTCTCCCTACTTTCCTGACTTAAAACTAAAAACACTGAACTTTTGGATATGTGTATTATTTGAGAAAATAAATCCTTTCATTGActagaaaattttttttcagtctttgtgCTTATGCTCAAATAAAGTGCAAATTCTACCACACTTTTAGAACAAACTTTTTTGTGTGAGATATGCCAGAAGACTTCATACTCATCCAAAATTCCCCAATCTTGGGCAAAGATGTACTGTACCCTGGATATTCATTTCAAATTACTTCTCCCCAACACATATGCTACGGTACAACAAGGGTATCTGCTGTCATTTTCTCTTCGTTTTTATTGAATCTTCATCAGGAATCAAGGAGTTTCTTCCTGTAGCTTCAAATACTCACCTTAATTCATACTGCTTCTCTTGAGATTGGGGAGTATTCAGACATTTTGCTGATCATGGGAAAGCAGACTGGTCTGCACAGTTTTGCTCTTTGTCAAGATCCAAGTCTATACTCTGCTTACACTACAATAGGTACTACAATACCAACAtaagaagacagaaacagaggtagGAGAATATATTTAATACACGCCTACCACACACCTACCTTCAGACCATGGCTTCTTCCCAGAGGATTCACTTATAGCCTGTCTTTCCTGGCTCAAGGGAAGCTCTATATGTGCTGCCAAGACATTGTCCAGGAGACCTGGACAGACAAGTTTCTCTCTATTCatttatcagtttctatttatttttatattgataaTACAAAAACACATTTGTGTGTATGATGTGATGCTCTCCTTTTATAACTCTAAGCAATGTGAAGCAATACTAAAAATCATTGAGAATCCAGGATAATTAATGTAAACTGGGTTAATAAGGCAATATAGAGATGTTCATTTGTTCCGTTTTTACATAAAATGCTTTtcttgggagttggacggtagagcagcgggttaagcacaagtggcatgaagcacaaggctggcatcaggatcccggtttgaacccctggctccccacctgcagggggagttgcttcacaggtggtgaagcaggtctgcaggtatctatctttctctccccctctttgtcttcccctcctctctccatttctctctgtcccatccaacaacaacatcatcatcaacaataataataactacaacaacaataaaaaacaagggtaacaaaagggaaaataaattaattaattaattttaaaatgtttttcttttttttaaaaaaagacttatttatttttatttgggacAGAgatccagaacatcactctggttaaTGAGGTGCTCGAGATCAAAATCAGGACCCCAGTACTCTTTCTACTGTGCTACTTCCTTGGtcacttttattatcttttctttctctctctttctctccccttccttccttccttccttccttccttccttccttccttccttccttccttccttccttccttcctttattccttccttcctttctttctttctatctctctttctgtctttctttttgcctccagggttatctctggggctgggtgcctgcaccacgaatccactgctcctagaggccattttcccccattttgttgcccttgttgttgtcgttattgttattgttgtcattgatgatgctgttgttggataggacagagaaatcgggagaggagtggacacagagatggggagagaaagatagacacctgcggacctgcttcactgcctgtgaaaagactctgcctgcaggtggggagccaggggctcaaacctgaatccttacgccggctttgcgcttcacaccacttgcgcttaacctgctgcactactgcccaactcccaagaaaaaCATTTTATGTAAAAACAGAACAAATGAACATCTCTATATTGCCTTATTAACCCAGTTTAGATTAATTATCCTGGATTCTCAGTGATTTTTAGTAATGCTTCACATTCTCacagtcatttaataatgattgacaagatataggataagatgggtacaattccatacagttcccaccactagagtgccatgtcccatcccattcattggaattttccctattctttatccctctgggtgtatggactaaaatctttatggtgtgcagaaggtgggaggcctggcatctgtaattgcttctctgctggacagaggcattgacaggtcgatccataccctcagcctgtctctacctttccctagaaAATATTGTATCATACAATTATCAGTCTAGACTTATGATGGAAGATGGTGTGAAAGTAGTATGAACTAGTGGTAGTAATTTAGTTTTCAACATATTATCATTATTAGGATTATCATTTTTAGAACATTTTTATTCTAATATTTGCACTTATTTCTtgatgtgtatatacacataaatgagtagtagtattctattgtaatATTAGACCCAAAAGCCAATCATATAAATGAAATTCTAAAACTTCACAAATGTAAAATACTAGGTTGTGAACTACAATCTCAGTTTGATCAGTAGAGAAATGAGATGAGAGGATTTCCAATGGAGAAAGACTACCACATGGAAGAATAAAGAGCCACGAGGGGGCAGGAGGTAGCCCACCCTGTTAAGTTTACAAggctcaaaacacaaggaccagtgtagggatccgtGTCTGAGtctctggctgcccacctgcagaggagtcgcttcacgagtggtgaagcagatctgcaggtgtctatcttttctattcctctctgtcttcccctcctctctcaatttctctctgtcctatccaacaacatctataacaaaaataacaacaagggcaacaaaaatggcctgcaggagcagtggatttgtagtgcaggcactgagccccagcaataaccctgcaggcaaaaaaaaataaataaataaagagcaatGAGTGAAAAGGTGAGACAATGGAATAATGAGGGCTCCACAGTGACAAGTTATTGAAATTAAAACTATGTTATACAGGATAAAAATTAATGTTGACATAtaggaaaatacattttaatgtttatttgctGGAAGAGAGGGACAGTGAATTAGAGAGAGCAGAACACTGATCATCTCTGTCATCTGTGGAAATGGAGAACAATCCTAAGGCCTAatgtttgcaagtcctgtgctttaccatCAAACTATCACTGACTTAAGAAtgcactttaaaatatttatttaaattttggaATAATTTAGATTTTCAGAAAAATTACAATCTGTACACAAATATTCTCACATTTATGTTCCACTAAATACCCATATCTTCCAATGTATATATTGAtatcaaaactaaaaaaaattggcATGTCATTAATTTTACTCTAGATTTTATCATTTTCAATTGCATTCACGTGGGAGTtgaacagtagcacagcgggataagtggtgcaaagcgcaaggacataaggatcccggttcaagcccccagctccccacctgcagggggagtcacttcacaggcggaaaagcaggtctgcaggtgtctatctttctccctccctctctgtcttcccctcctttctccatttctctctgtcctatctaacaacgatgacagcaataaaaacaacaataactacaacaaaaataaaaaaacaagggcaacaaaagggaaaataaatcttaaaaaaataaaaataaaaataacactcaGTACAAGGTAAGATATATCAGCCAACCCAACAGCTTCagttttgtgttttattattataaatggaTTTACATAATTATAGAGGGATTGGTATTTTTGTAATGCTCTTTATACAGGAagaatttggtttttttttactctgctcATATATTAGCAAATAGTAGAATATATTGTGTCATTATACTCAAATTTAAAATAGAAGCAAACTATTTATAATACTTGTAAGAACTATGTGGTTAACTATGGAAAGTGGGAGGGTAggcatacagaactttggtgatgtgtggtgtggaactatacattgtaatgtaATAATCTTGTAACCTTATATTATTAATTATGaataaaaatacacattttatcTGTACTAATTTTGttgcaaaaaagcaaaaaagagatAAGGTAATTATCAAAAGGAATTTGAAGCCATACATTAAACAGATATAAACAGGCCATAAAAGCCACTTAATTTATTCAAAGCTCCTGGAGCCAGCAAATATTTTTGAGTTTTAAAACTCCTAATAATGGAAAAACCTCCACATATTAAATATATGTTAatcttaaaattatatatgtgaTGTGGTCATAAATGTTCCATGTAGTAAATATAATTACTACATTTAAATGTCTAAATGTATCAGCATGTAAAGTAATATTGTTAA carries:
- the LOC103117691 gene encoding olfactory receptor 6B9-like, which translates into the protein MLENNITLVSEFILVGFPTAPWLQVLLFFLFLVVYLLVITENLIIMVTVWVTGSLHKPMYYFLCSLSFLEAWYVSVTVPKMLDGFLLQRRHISFTGCMTQLYFFISLACTECVLLAAMAYDRYVAICHPLQYPVIMTTGYCVQLMAFSYMSGFTVSVIKVYFISHVAFCGSNVMNHFFCDISPILKLACKDMSTAELVDFALAIVILVFPLITTVLSYVYIVSTILRIPSTQGRKKAFSTCASHLTVVIIYYTAMIFMYVRPRAIASFNSNKLISAVYAVLTPMLNPFIYCLRNQEVKNAIKKTIGV